The Verrucomicrobiota bacterium genomic sequence GAAAAATCTCGGCGTTTTCCACGCTGGGGTCGATCCTCGGAACCTTCAGCACCGGCTTCTTTCTCATCGAAGCCATGGGCACGCGCACGATTCTCTATTCCGTCGGAGTAATTCTCACGCTCTGCGCGCCGGTGTTTGGCGGCTGGCTGTCCGGATGCAATGGCGCCGCGCGCCGGACCGTGACATGGCTGTTCGCGATCCTGCTTCCGGGTTCGCTGGCCTTGCTCTGGTTTTGCCGCGACGCCGTGGCCCGCCCGTTGTTCCTGAGCAAGGAGACCTTTTTCTACAAGGAGAGCGATTATTACACCCTCATGCTCCACGACAACGAGCACAACGGCGCGGACGACGAGCAGATTACCCTGCGCTCGCTGGTGCTGGATCACCTCACCCATTCTTATACCGACATGAATAACCCGTACTACATGCACTACGGGTATTTGAAGGTCTGCCAGGAACTCGTGGCGTGGCGGTCCAGCGAGGATTCGCAGAGCCGTTTCCTCTTCATTGGCGGCGGGGGCTACACCCTGCCGCGCTACATGGACGAGCAGTACCCGAACGCGGAAATTGACGTCGTGGAGATTGATCCGTGGGTCACCAAAGTGGTCGAGCGCTACATGGACGTCCAGGGCCGGCGCATCAGGTCGTTCAATCAAGATGGACGATGGTTTGTGAGGAACTGCAAAACGAAGTACGATTTCGTTTTCGGCGACGCCTTTAACGACCTGTCGATTCCGTATCATTTGACCACGCGGGAGTTCAACTCGCTGGTCAAAGACGTCCTCGCTCCGGACGGCTTGTTCATCGCGCTCGTCATCGACAATGTCCAGTCCGGCCAGTTTCTACCGGCGTATTTTTCGACGCTCCAGGCTGTGTTTGGCGAAGGGAAGGTGCGTTTGATCATCCCGAATTACGCCGAGGTGGAGGACAACCTCGATCTCGACCTGGAGAGAGTCGGGACCATCAGTTGTTTGCTGGTGGCCAGCCCGCAATCGCTCGACCTGGACCATTTCCAGGCGTGCCTTCAATCCTGGAATCAAAAGCACGCGTACGAGGCTCACTCGCGCGTTGTCCCGGGCCATCAGACCGAGCGCTACCTGGCGAAACGAAACGCCCGCACCCTCGTGCTGACCGACAACCATGTGCCCGTGGATAATCTGATCGCGCCAATGTTCGAGGAACGCTTCGGGTATCAACGGCACTGAAGCCTAATCAGTGGTGGAGTTTGAACAGGAGGCAACAGAGCAAACGTAGGGCAAATAATGCCTCAGCTTTGGTGGGGCGAGGCTCCACGACGAGCCGGTCCACCGCAGAATTCGATTGAATTTGGCTCGCGAGGACGCTCGCCCCACCGGCCTTAAGCGGGAACGCCATCAAGAGTCTTATTCTCTGTTGACTCCGCTTCCTGCTGTTGAAATCAAAGGCCGATCTCAGACCTCCCTCTACTCCGCGGCGTTGTTCGCGATTTCAACCACGCCTTTGCTCCGGTTGCTGATGCCCGATTTGCCGCTGAACAGATTGCCAGATTCCCGCGAGCGTCACCGCTGGAGGCACTCGGAGATGACCGGCAAAGAAAAAATTTCCGCGCCCGGCCTGCACGGCGCCTCCGCCGGCCTGCGCGGCGGCATCGAGCGCCTTTTGAAAGGCCGCAGTGTCATCGGTCTGGCCGTCGCCTTTTGCGCCGAAATCGCGCGCGGAATATGCCTCCGGTGCGCCCAGCACGATTCCCTGCGCGAGCAAGGCGAGCAGCACGCAGAGATAAACTTTGGAGAGTCTCGGTGGAGGATAATGATTCACGTCCGGCACTGTAAAGCCCGTGCGCCGATGCGCGCTTGATACAGATCAAGCGATCCGCCAGAGCGATCCCTCGAGCCCTGGCATGCGCGGGTTGGCTGGGCCGGGCCTGAGTTCAACACCCCCTATCAGAACCTGGGGAACGGCACCTTTTGAGAACGCGTTCCTCGCGCCCAAAAGAGGTCTTGCAATTGGCGCCGGTTGACTTACTTTGAAATCGCTTTCACGGAAGCGAGCGTAGCTCAGCCTGGTAGAGCATCACGTTGCCAACGTGAGTGTCGAGGGTTCGAATCCCTTCGCTCGCTCCAATCTAATCCCCCTGCCTTCAGCCCTTGAGCAACTCCGGTTTCAACCTGCTGTGGGGGACGCGGCTGCGCGGCCGGTCTTCGGTCGATGCGGCGCGCAGCAGCGCCGCTGCCATCGACGCGTTCAGGGCCGTGAACTAACCCATCTTCGTCATTCCCGGGACGGCGACTTCGGCCGGCGGCGGTGTGCCGTTCCAGTCGTAGCTGGATGGCTTGAGGTCCACCTTGGAGTTCATCACTTGCTCCCAGGTCAGCGTTTGGCCGGTGTAAGCGCTCATCCGTTCCATGATCGCCATCAGTGAACTCTTCGCCATGTATTCGCCGTTATTGATGATGCGGCCCTTGCGGAGCGCGGCGAAGAACGCGTCGTGTTCGAGTTGATGGCTGTTCTCCGCGCGGTCCTGAGGAGGCGCTTGCCAGGGATGGGCTCCTGTGATGCCCGCATTGCGGCTGGAAATCGAGGCTTGACCTTTGGTTCCTACGGCGACGGACGTGAAAACCGGGCTGCAACCCTGTTGCTGCCGCGTCGTCGAAAAGAGCCGCACGCCGTTCGCGTATTCAAAGACGGAACTGAAGTGATCGTAAATGTGGCCGTATTCCGGGCCAGTGCGAGCCTGACGCCCGCCCGTGGCGTAACAGCTCACGGGGTATTGGTCCTTCATCAGCCAGGCCATGAAATCCAGTTGATGCACAAACTGCTCGACATTGAAATCCCCCGAGAGCCAGGTGAAGTAATACCAGTTGCGCATCTGATATTCCATTTCCGTCATGCCCGCTTGACGAGGCTTGACCCAGATGCTGCCCAAATACCGCGCGGTGTGCAGCGCCAGAATTTCCCCAATCACCCCATCATGAACACGGCGCACCAATTCCTGCGCCCGAGGCGAATAGCGGTTGTTGAGACCTGAAAGGATCGCCACGTCTTTCTTCCGCGCCAGTTCCGTTGATTCGAGCACGGAGCGTACGCCCGTCGGGTCCACAGCGACCGGCTTTTCGGCGAAGACATGCTTGCCCGCGTCAATGGCCGCTCTCAAATGCACCGGCCGAAAATGCGGCGGCGTGGCGAGCAACACGAGATCGACGCCCGAAGCGATCACCTGTTGATACGCGTCGAACCCGACGAATTGGCGCGTCGAAGCGACATCGACCCGCTGGCCGACCTCGGGTTGCTCGCGGAGGGAATTGAAGCTGAGGTTGAGGCGATCTGAAAAAACATCACCCATCGCGACCAGCCGCGTGCCTTTGTCGGCAGTAAGCGCCTGGGCGGCCGCGCCGGTCCCGCGACCGCCGCACCCAACCAGGCCGAGCTTGATCTCATCGCTGCCGGCGGCGTAAGCGCTCCGAGAGAGGTCGAGGTCCGCGGCCATGCCGGTGCCGACGGCTGCGGCGCTGGCCTGCTTGAGAAAAGTCCGGCGAGACGGGAGGCCGCGTTCAGGGCGTGATTCAGCTTTGGATCGATTGTTCATAGAAACCTTTTCTGGGATTTGGGTTCCGATGATGCCTTGCTCTGCGTTGCTCTGTGAAGTCAGAATTCGTGGCTCAACGCGCCCTTCGTAGCCGTTCAGTTATCATAATAAGGGTGGGGCGAGGCTCCCGACGAGCCCCTGCCATCGAAGAAAGGCTCCGCAGGAGCGTCGCCCCACGTTCCGCGAAGAGGTTTCGCGCAATTCGTGTCTCTCCCGAACATACGCGACGCCGGTGGTTGCACGATTCGACTCCTTGGCGTGCAAAGAATGCACCAACGCCACGAACCGCGGCTGAAGCATCTGCCTTGCGTCTGCGCCGAATCTTGAGGAGCCGCGTCCGACCCAGGCACTTGTGAATTGTGAAAAGAGTCTTTCCTTCTGGCACAGTACCTGCAAGATAGCCTTAACCTATGAACGAATTGCTGCAACGCCTCCTCGAAATTCAGGATCTGCAGTTAGTTCGCAGCAAGAAGCCCGACCGCAATCCCACTCTGGCCGCCCTCCGCGAAAAGGTGCCGGCCCAAATCCTGGCTCACCTGGACCGATTGCTCAATCGGGGCAAGAAGGGCGTCGCCATCGCGCACAACGGCGTTTGTATGGAGTGCCACATGCGGATTCCCATTGGCGACGTCGCCACCTTGATGCATGGAAATGACATCCAGTTGTGCGCCAATTGCGGACGTTACCTTTACCTTCCCAAAGAAGAGATGCCCTCGAGCCAACCGCCCCCGGCCCCGCCGAAACCGAAGCGCAAGAAAAAGAATCTGACGGAAACGGCCGATGTCCAATAGCCCGGTAATTGAAGGGGCTTCGGTGGCAGATTTCACCCACAAGGCACTCATTGCGCCCCAGCTCAGCGAACGCGACGCGGCCGGAGTCATTCAAGAACTCAGCCATCTGCTGCAGCAAGAAGCCCGCATCCCCGACTTGCTGCCATTCTACCACGCCGCGTTGAATCGCGAGTTCCTCGTCAGCACCGCGATGGATTACGGAATGGCCTTTCCGCACGCGCGCTTGCCGGGCCTGAAACAATTGTCGTTTGCCCTCGGACGCAGCGCCAGCCCGGTCCTCTGGAGCGCTCAGGCCGTCGTTCCCATTCGCCTCGTGATCTTGACCGCCGTGCCGGCCACGGACGCCACGGCTTATTTGTCCCTGATATCGGGGCTAGTATCCCGGATGGCGAAAGATCCGCGGCGCCTAGAAGCGCTCTATGCCGCCAGCGACGCCCCCGGCATCCTCTCGATTTTCCGCCAAATCCTCGTCCGCCGCGGCTGACACGGAGGTTTGTCTGACCGTCTTGCTATGAAGTTGGAAATTCAGTTTTGGCCCCGCCTCTTTGACATTTTCAAAAGCTATTCACGGCAGGATTTCGTTCGCGATTTGATCGCGGGTTTGACCGTTGGGATCGTCGCGTTGCCGCTCGCCATGGCATTCGCGATAGCCTCCGGGCCGGGCATCCCGCCCCAGGCCGGCATCTTCACCGCCGTCATCGCCGGATTCCTCATCTCGGCGCTCGGGGGAACGCGCGTATGCATTGGCGGGCCGACGGGCGCGTTCGTGGCCATTCTCTACGGCATCTATGCGCAACATGGCGCGGGCAATCTTGCCATCTGCACCATGATCGCGGGGGTTCTGTTGCTGCTCATGGGATTCTGCCGTCTGGGCGGAATGATTAAATACATCCCCTACCCTGTCACCATGGGATTCACTTCCGGAATCGCGGTGCTCATTTTCAGCACGCAGATCAAAGATTTCCTCAGGTTGAAAGTGGAGAAAGTCCCGGCCGAATTCGTGGAGTAGATCAAGGTGTTGATCGAGCATTTCGGCACGGTGAACTGGACGACCGTCGCGCTGGCCGGAGCCTCTCTGGCCGTTATTCTTTTCTGGCCCAGGTCCTGGGCGCGCCGCGTGCCCGGTTCCGTGATTGCG encodes the following:
- a CDS encoding Gfo/Idh/MocA family oxidoreductase, producing the protein MNNRSKAESRPERGLPSRRTFLKQASAAAVGTGMAADLDLSRSAYAAGSDEIKLGLVGCGGRGTGAAAQALTADKGTRLVAMGDVFSDRLNLSFNSLREQPEVGQRVDVASTRQFVGFDAYQQVIASGVDLVLLATPPHFRPVHLRAAIDAGKHVFAEKPVAVDPTGVRSVLESTELARKKDVAILSGLNNRYSPRAQELVRRVHDGVIGEILALHTARYLGSIWVKPRQAGMTEMEYQMRNWYYFTWLSGDFNVEQFVHQLDFMAWLMKDQYPVSCYATGGRQARTGPEYGHIYDHFSSVFEYANGVRLFSTTRQQQGCSPVFTSVAVGTKGQASISSRNAGITGAHPWQAPPQDRAENSHQLEHDAFFAALRKGRIINNGEYMAKSSLMAIMERMSAYTGQTLTWEQVMNSKVDLKPSSYDWNGTPPPAEVAVPGMTKMG